A genomic stretch from Cydia amplana chromosome 1, ilCydAmpl1.1, whole genome shotgun sequence includes:
- the LOC134652809 gene encoding aurora kinase B-like codes for MAVEAVKTELLDLENKITNHPAYGTSYTWSPRDFELGSALGRGKFGHVHIAREKKTGFLVAIKTMFKSQIMKSHCEKQILREIEIQSHLKHPNILRLLTWFHDERRIYLVVEFAAGGELYKYLTDAPKKRFSEAKAAKYIYQVADAVEYCHQNHVIHRDIKPENILVSFSGDLKLADFGWSVHAPSQRRKTMCGTLDYLPPEMIKREVYDVSVDHWCIGVLLYEFLVGKPPFESQTQDQTYARILSLDIKYPDHVPEGAKDLISKLLRHSNKDRLSLNAVKKHPWVQKFRTEASSTS; via the exons ATGGCAGTGGAAGCCGTAAAAACTGAGTTGCTTGATCTGGAAAATAAGATAACAAACCATCCAGCCTATGGAACTTC ATACACTTGGTCTCCCAGAGATTTTGAATTGGGTTCAGCCCTTGGCCGTGGAAAGTTTGGACATGTACACATAGCCAGAGAGAAGAAAACAGGCTTCCTTGTTGCTATCAAAACTATGTTCAAGTCTCAAATAATGAAATCGCATTGTGAGAAACAAATACTGCGTGAAATTGAGATTCAAtctcatttgaa ACATCCAAACATTCTCCGGTTGCTGACATGGTTCCATGATGAGAGGCGCATTTACCTGGTGGTGGAGTTCGCAGCAGGCGGTGAGCTGTACAAATACCTTACTGATGCGCCTAAGAAGCGTTTTTCAGAAGCCAAAGCCGCCAAGTATATTTATCAG GTGGCAGACGCAGTGGAGTACTGTCACCAGAACCATGTGATACATAGAGACATCAAGCCTGAGAACATTTTAGTTTCCTTCAGTGGAGACCTCAAGCTAGCAGACTTTGGCTGGTCAGTGCATGCACCATCTCAAAG GCGTAAAACAATGTGTGGTACTCTTGACTACCTTCCACCAGAAATGATCAAGCGGGAAGTGTATGACGTGTCTGTTGATCACTGGTGCATCGGAGTGCTACTGTATGAGTTCCTAGTGGGCAAGCCTCCATTCGAAAGTCAGACTCAGGATCAGACCTATGCGAGAATCCTGTCTCTGGACATTAAATATCCAGATCATGTGCCTGAAGGAGCTAAAGATCTTATATCAAAG CTGCTACGGCATTCAAACAAGGACAGATTGTCTCTAAATGCAGTGAAAAAACACCCGTGGGTGCAGAAGTTCAGGACCGAGGCATCATCAACATCATAG
- the LOC134652815 gene encoding putative hydroxypyruvate isomerase, which produces MKFCSNLAFMFTEASSVLERYALAKDAGFKAVETGFPLGHTVDQVKQAKEKAGVEQVLINLKTGDVTKGELGVTAVPGKENEFKDNLKVTIEYAKAVGAKKIHIMAGRLDTVTSENWTIYENNLKYAAEVLREDNILGVIEPINQHSVPKYFLSDYGKAVDIIKRINSPHIKLQLDIFHLQHICGDLSYNIKNLMPYVGHVQIAQVPNRNEPDTVGEVNYPYILQHLEQCGYNDWIGLEYKPAAGSKAGLKWIQNFGYTL; this is translated from the exons ATGAAGTTTTGTTCCAATCTTGCGTTTATGTTCACCGAGGCGTCGAGTGTTTTGGAAAGGTACGCGCTGGCCAAAGATGCAGGGTTTAAGGCGGTCGAGACTGGGTTTCCTTTGGGGCACACGGTGGATCAAGTGAAACAGGCCAAAGAAAAAGCGGGAGTGGAACAAGTTTTGATCAACCTTAAAACAG GAGACGTTACAAAGGGCGAGCTAGGAGTTACTGCAGTGCCAGGGAAAGAGAATGAATTCAAAGACAATCTCAAAGTAACAATAGAATATGCAAAAGCTGTTGgtgcaaaaaaaatacatatcatGGCAGGTAGACTAGATACAGTGACCTCAGAGAATTGGACCATTTATGAGAATAACTTGAAGTATGCAGCTGAGGTGCTGAGGGAAGACAATATTCTAGGGGTGATTGAGCCGATCAATCAACATTCTGTCCCAAAATACTTTTTGAGTGACTATGGCAAAG CCGTGGACATCATAAAACGCATTAATAGCCCACATATAAAGCTACAACTGGATATCTTCCACCTTCAGCATATATGTGGTGATTTATCTTACAACATAAAGAATCTTATGCCTTATGTAGGCCATGTACAG ATAGCACAAGTACCGAATCGTAACGAGCCAGATACTGTTGGAGAGGTGAACTATCCATACATCTTACAACATTTGGAGCAGTGTGGATATAATGACTGGATTGGCTTGGAGTACAAGCCAGCTGCCGGCAGCAAGGCTGGACTCAAGTGGATACAAAACTTTGGCTACACTCTGTGA